One part of the Arabidopsis thaliana chromosome 1 sequence genome encodes these proteins:
- the MC8 gene encoding metacaspase 8 (metacaspase 8 (MC8); CONTAINS InterPro DOMAIN/s: Peptidase C14, caspase catalytic (InterPro:IPR011600); BEST Arabidopsis thaliana protein match is: metacaspase 7 (TAIR:AT1G79310.1); Has 1067 Blast hits to 1064 proteins in 261 species: Archae - 3; Bacteria - 286; Metazoa - 0; Fungi - 258; Plants - 304; Viruses - 0; Other Eukaryotes - 216 (source: NCBI BLink).) — translation MAKKALLIGINYPGTAVELRGCVNDVHRMQKCLIELYGFANKDIVIMIDTDKSCIQPTGKNICDELDNLIASGQSGDFLVFHYSGHGTRIPPGIEDSEDPTGFDECITPCDMNLIKDQQFREMVSRVKEGCQLTIISDSCHSGGLIQEVKEQIGESHMKPVDKVKEQIEESHMKQPKLGIASYFLNIVMNLLATCGVSKSQRDRGGGEESFRGEIELEKDETLDIKTRYLPFESYLSLLKEQTGQTNIEPVRIRQTLLKLFGEDPSPNRQRGLSDLGNCEVDAGDSGASRLNAVTDNGILLSGCQTDQRSEDVYVTRTGKAYGAFSDAIQMILSAPRKDKKKITNKELVSEARVFLKKRGYSQRPGLYCHDRFVDKPFICY, via the exons ATGGCGAAGAAAGCACTTTTGATAGGAATCAACTACCCAGGAACCGCGGTGGAGTTACGTGGCTGTGTCAACGACGTCCACCGGATGCAGAAATGCCTAATCGAGCTTTACGGGTTCGCCAACAAGGACATCGTCATAATGATAGACACAGACAAATCATGTATACAACCTACGGGCAAGAATATCTGCGACGAACTGGATAATCTCATCGCATCAGGGCAATCTGGCGATTTTCTGGTCTTTCATTACAGTGGACATGGCACGAGAATCCCTCCTGGGATAGAAGACTCAGAAGACCCTACAGGGTTTGACGAGTGTATCACTCCGTGCGATATGAATCTAATAAAGG ACCAGCAATTTAGAGAAATGGTGTCACGTGTAAAAGAAGGTTGTCAGTTGACGATAATCTCGGACTCTTGTCATAGTGGTGGTCTCATCCAGGAAGTAAAGGAGCAGATCGGTGAAAGCCATATGAAGCCGGTCGATAAAGTTAAGGAGCAGATCGAGGAAAGCCATATGAAGCAGCCAAAACTCGGGATTGCTAGTTACTTCCTTAACATTGTGATGAATTTGTTAGCGACTTGTGGAGTCTCAAAATCTCAGAGAGACCGTGGAGGTGGCGAAGAAAGCTTTAGAGGAGAGATAGAATTAGAGAAAGACGAAACGCTTGATATAAAAACAAGATATCTACCTTTCGAAAGCTACTTAAGTCTTCTCAAGGAACAAACCGGGCAAACCAATATCGAACCTGTGAGAATTAGACAGACACTTCTCAAATTATTCGGTGAAGACCCAAGCCCGAATCGTCAGAGAGGTTTAAGTGACCTAGGAAACTGCGAGGTTGATGCAGGTGATTCTGGAGCTTCAAGATTGAATGCCGTTACCGACAATGGGATTCTATTAAGTGGATGTCAAACAGATCAGAGATCAGAGGATGTTTATGTGACAAGAACTGGAAAAGCTTATGGAGCATTCAGTGATGCGATTCAGATGATATTGTCCGCGCCGAGaaaggataagaagaagattacgAACAAAGAATTGGTTTCCGAAGCTAGAGTGTTTCTCAAGAAACGGGGGTATAGTCAACGACCAGGCTTGTATTGTCATGACCGTTTTGTTGATAAACCATTTATATGCTACTAA
- a CDS encoding Surfeit locus protein 5 subunit 22 of Mediator complex (Surfeit locus protein 5 subunit 22 of Mediator complex; FUNCTIONS IN: RNA polymerase II transcription mediator activity; INVOLVED IN: regulation of transcription from RNA polymerase II promoter; LOCATED IN: mediator complex; EXPRESSED IN: male gametophyte, pollen tube; EXPRESSED DURING: L mature pollen stage, M germinated pollen stage; CONTAINS InterPro DOMAIN/s: Mediator complex, subunit Med22 (InterPro:IPR009332); BEST Arabidopsis thaliana protein match is: Surfeit locus protein 5 subunit 22 of Mediator complex (TAIR:AT1G07950.1); Has 238 Blast hits to 238 proteins in 79 species: Archae - 0; Bacteria - 0; Metazoa - 161; Fungi - 12; Plants - 53; Viruses - 0; Other Eukaryotes - 12 (source: NCBI BLink).): MMNKGGGSGGGSGPTAAAAAAALQKQKALLQRVDTDITSVVDNFNQIVNVARVSDPPMKNSQEAYMMEMRASRLVQAADSLLKLVSELKQTAIFSGFASLNDHVEQRIAEFDQEAEKTNRLLARIADDASASLKELESHYYSSAQRSTLD, from the exons ATGATGAACAAAGGCGGTGGTTCCGGTGGAGGAAGCGGACCAACAGCTGCTGCGGCAGCCGCTGCGTTACAGAAGCAAAAGGCGTTGTTGCAGAGAGTTGATACTGACATCACATCTGTCGTCGATAACTTCAATCAAATCGTCAATGTCGCAAGG gtgaGTGATCCGCCAATGAAGAACTCTCAGGAAGCATACATGATGGAGATGCGAGCATCAAGATTG GTTCAAGCAGCTGATTCTCTTTTGAAACTTGTATCAGAGCTGAAGCAAACCGCGATTTTTTCAGGATTTGCATCATTAAACGATCATGTAGAACAAAGAATTGCAGAGTTTGATCAAGAGGCCGAGAAGACGAATCGATTGTTGGCTAGAATTGCTGATGATGCATCTGCTAGTCTTAAAGAGCTTGAGTCTCACTATTACTCTTCTGCTCAGAGATCGACTCTAGACTAA
- the RSH3 gene encoding root hair specific 3 (root hair specific 3 (RSH3); FUNCTIONS IN: kinase activity; INVOLVED IN: protein amino acid phosphorylation; LOCATED IN: plasma membrane; EXPRESSED IN: root hair; CONTAINS InterPro DOMAIN/s: Protein kinase, catalytic domain (InterPro:IPR000719), Serine/threonine-protein kinase domain (InterPro:IPR002290), Tyrosine-protein kinase, catalytic domain (InterPro:IPR020635), Serine/threonine-protein kinase-like domain (InterPro:IPR017442), Protein kinase-like domain (InterPro:IPR011009), Serine/threonine-protein kinase, active site (InterPro:IPR008271); BEST Arabidopsis thaliana protein match is: AGC kinase 1.7 (TAIR:AT1G79250.2); Has 101577 Blast hits to 89577 proteins in 2716 species: Archae - 38; Bacteria - 12727; Metazoa - 39279; Fungi - 11275; Plants - 19035; Viruses - 382; Other Eukaryotes - 18841 (source: NCBI BLink).) has protein sequence MLLKPGNKLVSPETSHHRDSASNSSNHKCQQQKPRKDKQKQVEQNTKKIEEHQIKSESTLLISNHNVNMSSQSNNSESTSTNNSSKPHTGGDIRWDAVNSLKSRGIKLGISDFRVLKRLGYGDIGSVYLVELKGANPTTYFAMKVMDKASLVSRNKLLRAQTEREILSQLDHPFLPTLYSHFETDKFYCLVMEFCSGGNLYSLRQKQPNKCFTEDAARFFASEVLLALEYLHMLGIVYRDLKPENVLVRDDGHIMLSDFDLSLRCSVNPTLVKSFNGGGTTGIIDDNAAVQGCYQPSAFFPRMLQSSKKNRKSKSDFDGSLPELMAEPTNVKSMSFVGTHEYLAPEIIKNEGHGSAVDWWTFGIFIYELLHGATPFKGQGNKATLYNVIGQPLRFPEYSQVSSTAKDLIKGLLVKEPQNRIAYKRGATEIKQHPFFEGVNWALIRGETPPHLPEPVDFSCYVKKEKESLPPAATEKKSKMFDEANKSGSDPDYIVFEYF, from the exons ATGTTATTGAAACCCGGAAATAAGCTTGTCTCGCCGGAG ACGAGTCATCATCGTGACTCTGCCTCAAACTCATCAAACCATAAatgtcaacaacaaaaaccgCGTAAAGATAAGCAGAAGCAAGTTGagcaaaacacaaagaagattgaagaacatcaaataaaatcaGAGTCGACTCTGTTAATCAGCAATCACAACGTTAACATGAGCTCCCAAAGCAACAACAGCGAAAGCACATCCACTAATAATTCCTCTAAGCCTCACACGGGAGGAGATATTAGGTGGGACGCAGTGAATTCCTTGAAATCTAGAGGAATCAAGCTTGGAATCAGCGATTTTCGTGTTTTGAAACGGCTAGGCTACGGAGATATCGGTAGTGTTTATCTTGTTGAACTCAAAGGGGCAAATCCCACGACGTATTTCGCGATGAAAGTGATGGACAAGGCTTCTCTTGTGAGCAGGAACAAGCTGTTGAGAGCTCAGACTGAAAGAGAGATCTTGTCTCAGCTTGATCATCCTTTCTTGCCTACTCTTTACTCTCACTTCGAAACTGATAAATTCTATTGCTTGGTGATGGAGTTTTGTAGTGGTGGAAATCTCTATTCCTTGAGACAGAAGCAACCCAACAAGTGTTTCACAGAAGACGCTGCAAG GTTCTTTGCATCAGAAGTGTTATTAGCATTAGAGTACTTACATATGCTCGGAATCGTATACCGAGATTTAAAGCCAGAGAACGTTCTGGTTCGAGACGACGGTCACATTATGCTCTCCGATTTCGATTTATCCCTCCGATGTTCAGTCAACCCAACACTTGTCAAATCTTTCAACGGCGGTGGAACCACCGGAATCATTGACGACAATGCGGCGGTACAAGGATGTTACCAACCATCCGCATTCTTCCCACGAATGCTCCAATCCTCGAAGAAAAACCGTAAATCCAAATCCGATTTCGATGGATCGTTACCAGAACTCATGGCAGAGCCGACAAACGTGAAATCAATGTCTTTTGTCGGAACACACGAGTATTTAGCGCCGGAGATTATCAAAAACGAAGGTCACGGAAGCGCCGTCGATTGGTGGACGTTCGGGATATTCATCTACGAGCTTCTTCATGGAGCAACACCATTTAAAGGACAAGGAAACAAAGCCACGCTTTATAATGTAATCGGACAACCTCTTAGATTCCCGGAATATTCTCAGGTTAGCTCGACGGCGAAGGATTTGATCAAAGGTTTATTGGTAAAAGAGCCGCAAAACAGAATTGCGTATAAGCGAGGCGCGACGGAGATCAAGCAACATCCATTTTTTGAAGGTGTGAATTGGGCGTTGATTCGTGGAGAAACACCGCCACATTTGCCGGAGCCGGTGGATTTCTCGTGTTatgtgaagaaggagaaggagtcTTTGCCGCCGGCGGCAACGGAAAAGAAGAGCAAGATGTTTGATGAAGCTAATAAGAGCGGTAGTGATCCTGAttacattgtttttgaatatttttag
- a CDS encoding S-adenosyl-L-methionine-dependent methyltransferases superfamily protein (S-adenosyl-L-methionine-dependent methyltransferases superfamily protein; INVOLVED IN: biological_process unknown; LOCATED IN: chloroplast; CONTAINS InterPro DOMAIN/s: Putative rRNA methylase (InterPro:IPR010719); Has 1208 Blast hits to 1208 proteins in 621 species: Archae - 2; Bacteria - 1139; Metazoa - 0; Fungi - 0; Plants - 33; Viruses - 0; Other Eukaryotes - 34 (source: NCBI BLink).) has product MAAGFFQAEMSILSSTLARSYSLPIRKTLMTFDFRIAMQRNPCLRIRRSCVAAFSSTPSHSRNFPIRGLEDVFVGYLFGRKKATEVAHVVWEQVIQKGDTVIDATCGNGNDTLAMLKMVMHDSVGCGGYVYAMDIQKDAIESTSSLLDQAVGSKEKECVKLFNLCHSKMGEIVPENARVRMVAFNLGYLPGGNKSIITLSDTTLSALKAAERILKPGGLISLVVYIGHPGGREELEVVEAFGSGLPVSDWICCKFQMLNRPLAPVLVFMFKREN; this is encoded by the exons ATGGCGGCTGGGTTCTTTCAAGCAGAGATGTCAATTTTATCCTCTACGTTGGCGCGCTCATACTCGTTACCTATCCGCAAAACGCTTATGACCTTCGATTTTCGAATTGCAATGCAACGAAACCCTTGTCTCAGAATTCGACGTTCTTGTGTAGCTGCTTTTAGCTCGACTCCTTCGCATTCACGAAATTTTCCAATTCGAG GACTAGAGgatgtttttgttggttatcTATTTGGGAGGAAGAAGGCAACGGAAGTAGCTCATGT TGTGTGGGAGCAGGTAATCCAAAAGGGGGATACGGTCATTGATGCTACCTGTGGAAACGGGAACGATACTTTAGCAATGTTGAAGATGGTTATGCATGATTCTGTTGGTTGTGGTGGTTATGTCTATGCTATGGACATTCAAAAAGATGCCATTGAAAGCACTTCATCTTTGCTCGATCAAGCCGTTGGTTCAAAAGAG AAGGAATGCGTCAAACTTTTTAACCTCTGTCATAGTAAAATGGGAGAGATTGTCCCTGAAAACGCCCGAGTGAG GATGGTTGCATTCAATCTGGGGTATCTTCCAGGAGGCAACAAGTCGATAATCACTCTCTCGGATACAACATTATCGGCATTGAAAGCTGCTGAGAGAATCTTAAAGCCCGGTGGTCTCATCAGTTTGGTGGTTTACATTGGCCATCCTGGTGGaag AGAAGAGTTAGAAGTGGTTGAAGCTTTTGGGTCGGGTTTACCGGTCAGTGATTGGATCTGCTGCAAATTCCAAATGTTGAACCGACCGTTAGCTCCAGTTCTTGTTTTCATGTTCAAGagagaaaactga
- the RDH2 gene encoding rhodanese homologue 2 (rhodanese homologue 2 (RDH2); FUNCTIONS IN: 3-mercaptopyruvate sulfurtransferase activity, thiosulfate sulfurtransferase activity; INVOLVED IN: sulfate transport, aging; LOCATED IN: cytosol, cytoplasm; EXPRESSED IN: 22 plant structures; EXPRESSED DURING: 13 growth stages; CONTAINS InterPro DOMAIN/s: Rhodanese-like (InterPro:IPR001763), Thiosulphate sulfurtransferase, conserved site (InterPro:IPR001307); BEST Arabidopsis thaliana protein match is: mercaptopyruvate sulfurtransferase 1 (TAIR:AT1G79230.1); Has 6167 Blast hits to 6142 proteins in 1437 species: Archae - 162; Bacteria - 3582; Metazoa - 248; Fungi - 148; Plants - 95; Viruses - 0; Other Eukaryotes - 1932 (source: NCBI BLink).) gives MKRAFSSQLRSAYPASKSTHFGRVMASSGSEAKANYAPISTNEPVVSVDWLHSNLGDADIKVLDASWYMAHEQRNPIQEYQVAHIPGALFFDLNGIADRKTNLRHMLPSEEAFAAGCSALGIENNDGVVVYDGMGLFSAARVWWMFRVFGHDKVWVLDGGLPKWRASGYDVESSVSNDAILKASAATEAIEKIYQGQTISPITFQTKFRPHLVLALDQVKENIEDKTYQHIDARSKARFDGIAPEPWKGLPSGHIPGSKCVPFPLMFDSSQTLLPAEELKKQFEQEDISLDSPIAASCGTGVTACILALGLYRLGKTNVAIYDGSWTEWATAPNLPIVGSSS, from the exons ATG AAGAGAGCATTCAGCTCACAGTTACGCTCTGCCTATCCAGCTTCTAAATCTACTCACTTTGGTCGAGTCATGGCTTCTTCTGGATCTGAGGCAAAAGCTAATTACGCACCCATATCTACCAATGAACCTGTTGTGTCTGTTGATTGGCTCCACTCTAATCTTGGAGATGCTGATATAAAG GTTTTGGATGCCTCATGGTACATGGCACATGAGCAAAGAAATCCAATCCAAGAGTATCAA GTTGCTCATATTCCAGGTGctctcttctttgatttgaatggAATAGCAGATCGAAAAACAAAT TTACGACACATGCTACCATCTGAGGAAGCTTTTGCTGCTGGTTGTTCTGCTCTTGGAATCGAGAACAACGATGGAGTGGTTGTGTATGATGGAATGGGGCTCTTTAGTGCAGCTCGTGTATGGTG GATGTTTAGAGTCTTTGGACATGACAAAGTATGGGTACTTGATGGAGGCTTGCCGAAATGGCGTGCTTCAGGCTATGACGTTGAATCCAGTGTTTCAAATGATGCCATTTTGAAAGCCAGTGCAGCAACTGAGGCTATAGAGAAGATCTATCAAGGACAAACA ATTAGCCCAATAACTTTTCAGACGAAGTTCCGGCCACATCTTGTATTGGCACTTGATCAG GTGAAGGAAAACATCGAGGATAAGACTTATCAGCACATCGATGCGCGTTCAAAGGCTAG ATTTGACGGTATTGCTCCAGAACCTTGGAAGGGTTTACCGAGTGGTCATATACCCGGTAGCAAGTGTGTCCCTTTTCCCCTA ATGTTTGATTCCTCTCAAACACTGTTACCAGCAGAGGAGCTGAAGAAGCAGTTTGAACAGGaag ACATATCTCTGGACAGTCCGATTGCGGCCTCATGTGGAACCGGTGTAACAGCTTGTATTTTGGCATTG GGACTTTATCGTCTGGGAAAAACTAATGTGGCAATCTATGATGGGTCTTGGACTGAATGGGCAACTGCACCAAACTTGCCCATAGTGGGTTCTTCTTCATAA
- the RDH2 gene encoding rhodanese homologue 2 (rhodanese homologue 2 (RDH2); FUNCTIONS IN: 3-mercaptopyruvate sulfurtransferase activity, thiosulfate sulfurtransferase activity; INVOLVED IN: sulfate transport, aging; LOCATED IN: cytosol, cytoplasm; EXPRESSED IN: 22 plant structures; EXPRESSED DURING: 13 growth stages; CONTAINS InterPro DOMAIN/s: Rhodanese-like (InterPro:IPR001763), Thiosulphate sulfurtransferase, conserved site (InterPro:IPR001307); BEST Arabidopsis thaliana protein match is: mercaptopyruvate sulfurtransferase 1 (TAIR:AT1G79230.1); Has 6167 Blast hits to 6142 proteins in 1437 species: Archae - 162; Bacteria - 3582; Metazoa - 248; Fungi - 148; Plants - 95; Viruses - 0; Other Eukaryotes - 1932 (source: NCBI BLink).), with product MASSGSEAKANYAPISTNEPVVSVDWLHSNLGDADIKVLDASWYMAHEQRNPIQEYQVAHIPGALFFDLNGIADRKTNLRHMLPSEEAFAAGCSALGIENNDGVVVYDGMGLFSAARVWWMFRVFGHDKVWVLDGGLPKWRASGYDVESSVSNDAILKASAATEAIEKIYQGQTISPITFQTKFRPHLVLALDQVKENIEDKTYQHIDARSKARFDGIAPEPWKGLPSGHIPGSKCVPFPLMFDSSQTLLPAEELKKQFEQEDISLDSPIAASCGTGVTACILALGLYRLGKTNVAIYDGSWTEWATAPNLPIVGSSS from the exons ATGGCTTCTTCTGGATCTGAGGCAAAAGCTAATTACGCACCCATATCTACCAATGAACCTGTTGTGTCTGTTGATTGGCTCCACTCTAATCTTGGAGATGCTGATATAAAG GTTTTGGATGCCTCATGGTACATGGCACATGAGCAAAGAAATCCAATCCAAGAGTATCAA GTTGCTCATATTCCAGGTGctctcttctttgatttgaatggAATAGCAGATCGAAAAACAAAT TTACGACACATGCTACCATCTGAGGAAGCTTTTGCTGCTGGTTGTTCTGCTCTTGGAATCGAGAACAACGATGGAGTGGTTGTGTATGATGGAATGGGGCTCTTTAGTGCAGCTCGTGTATGGTG GATGTTTAGAGTCTTTGGACATGACAAAGTATGGGTACTTGATGGAGGCTTGCCGAAATGGCGTGCTTCAGGCTATGACGTTGAATCCAGTGTTTCAAATGATGCCATTTTGAAAGCCAGTGCAGCAACTGAGGCTATAGAGAAGATCTATCAAGGACAAACA ATTAGCCCAATAACTTTTCAGACGAAGTTCCGGCCACATCTTGTATTGGCACTTGATCAG GTGAAGGAAAACATCGAGGATAAGACTTATCAGCACATCGATGCGCGTTCAAAGGCTAG ATTTGACGGTATTGCTCCAGAACCTTGGAAGGGTTTACCGAGTGGTCATATACCCGGTAGCAAGTGTGTCCCTTTTCCCCTA ATGTTTGATTCCTCTCAAACACTGTTACCAGCAGAGGAGCTGAAGAAGCAGTTTGAACAGGaag ACATATCTCTGGACAGTCCGATTGCGGCCTCATGTGGAACCGGTGTAACAGCTTGTATTTTGGCATTG GGACTTTATCGTCTGGGAAAAACTAATGTGGCAATCTATGATGGGTCTTGGACTGAATGGGCAACTGCACCAAACTTGCCCATAGTGGGTTCTTCTTCATAA
- the RDH2 gene encoding rhodanese homologue 2 — MKRAFSSQLRSAYPASKSTHFGRVMASSGSEAKANYAPISTNEPVVSVDWLHSNLGDADIKVLDASWYMAHEQRNPIQEYQVAHIPGALFFDLNGIADRKTNLRHMLPSEEAFAAGCSALGIENNDGVVVYDGMGLFSAARVWWMFRVFGHDKVWVLDGGLPKWRASGYDVESSVSNDAILKASAATEAIEKIYQGQTISPITFQTKFRPHLVLALDQVKENIEDKTYQHIDARSKARFDGIAPEPWKGLPSGHIPGSKCVPFPLMFDSSQTLLPAEELKKQFEQEGKTK, encoded by the exons ATG AAGAGAGCATTCAGCTCACAGTTACGCTCTGCCTATCCAGCTTCTAAATCTACTCACTTTGGTCGAGTCATGGCTTCTTCTGGATCTGAGGCAAAAGCTAATTACGCACCCATATCTACCAATGAACCTGTTGTGTCTGTTGATTGGCTCCACTCTAATCTTGGAGATGCTGATATAAAG GTTTTGGATGCCTCATGGTACATGGCACATGAGCAAAGAAATCCAATCCAAGAGTATCAA GTTGCTCATATTCCAGGTGctctcttctttgatttgaatggAATAGCAGATCGAAAAACAAAT TTACGACACATGCTACCATCTGAGGAAGCTTTTGCTGCTGGTTGTTCTGCTCTTGGAATCGAGAACAACGATGGAGTGGTTGTGTATGATGGAATGGGGCTCTTTAGTGCAGCTCGTGTATGGTG GATGTTTAGAGTCTTTGGACATGACAAAGTATGGGTACTTGATGGAGGCTTGCCGAAATGGCGTGCTTCAGGCTATGACGTTGAATCCAGTGTTTCAAATGATGCCATTTTGAAAGCCAGTGCAGCAACTGAGGCTATAGAGAAGATCTATCAAGGACAAACA ATTAGCCCAATAACTTTTCAGACGAAGTTCCGGCCACATCTTGTATTGGCACTTGATCAG GTGAAGGAAAACATCGAGGATAAGACTTATCAGCACATCGATGCGCGTTCAAAGGCTAG ATTTGACGGTATTGCTCCAGAACCTTGGAAGGGTTTACCGAGTGGTCATATACCCGGTAGCAAGTGTGTCCCTTTTCCCCTA ATGTTTGATTCCTCTCAAACACTGTTACCAGCAGAGGAGCTGAAGAAGCAGTTTGAACAGGaaggtaaaacaaaatga
- the RDH2 gene encoding rhodanese homologue 2 codes for MASSGSEAKANYAPISTNEPVVSVDWLHSNLGDADIKVLDASWYMAHEQRNPIQEYQVAHIPGALFFDLNGIADRKTNLRHMLPSEEAFAAGCSALGIENNDGVVVYDGMGLFSAARVWWMFRVFGHDKVWVLDGGLPKWRASGYDVESSVSNDAILKASAATEAIEKIYQGQTISPITFQTKFRPHLVLALDQVKENIEDKTYQHIDARSKARFDGIAPEPWKGLPSGHIPGSKCVPFPLMFDSSQTLLPAEELKKQFEQEGKTK; via the exons ATGGCTTCTTCTGGATCTGAGGCAAAAGCTAATTACGCACCCATATCTACCAATGAACCTGTTGTGTCTGTTGATTGGCTCCACTCTAATCTTGGAGATGCTGATATAAAG GTTTTGGATGCCTCATGGTACATGGCACATGAGCAAAGAAATCCAATCCAAGAGTATCAA GTTGCTCATATTCCAGGTGctctcttctttgatttgaatggAATAGCAGATCGAAAAACAAAT TTACGACACATGCTACCATCTGAGGAAGCTTTTGCTGCTGGTTGTTCTGCTCTTGGAATCGAGAACAACGATGGAGTGGTTGTGTATGATGGAATGGGGCTCTTTAGTGCAGCTCGTGTATGGTG GATGTTTAGAGTCTTTGGACATGACAAAGTATGGGTACTTGATGGAGGCTTGCCGAAATGGCGTGCTTCAGGCTATGACGTTGAATCCAGTGTTTCAAATGATGCCATTTTGAAAGCCAGTGCAGCAACTGAGGCTATAGAGAAGATCTATCAAGGACAAACA ATTAGCCCAATAACTTTTCAGACGAAGTTCCGGCCACATCTTGTATTGGCACTTGATCAG GTGAAGGAAAACATCGAGGATAAGACTTATCAGCACATCGATGCGCGTTCAAAGGCTAG ATTTGACGGTATTGCTCCAGAACCTTGGAAGGGTTTACCGAGTGGTCATATACCCGGTAGCAAGTGTGTCCCTTTTCCCCTA ATGTTTGATTCCTCTCAAACACTGTTACCAGCAGAGGAGCTGAAGAAGCAGTTTGAACAGGaaggtaaaacaaaatga